The Sphingomonas sp. G-3-2-10 DNA window ATCGGCCGATGCGCGCCGCTCGCAGCTCGAATCCCCGGTCGCGGTCACGACCCCGGCGAGCATGGACGATCACATCGCGCAGGTTGGCCGCAACCTCGCCGGACGCGTCCTGCCCGCCTGCCCGCTGATGCACGGCGCGGGGCTCAATTCCTGCCTCGCCGAACTGCTGATCGGCGGCACGGCTGTGCTCCTGCCGTTCGACCGGTTCGATCCGATGAAATTATGGGACGAAGTCGAGCGGCACAATGTGACGCGCGTGCTGATCGTCGGCGACGCCTTTGCCCGTCCGATGGCCGATGCGCTCACCGCCAATCCGGGCCGCTGGGACCTGTCCGCGCTGCGCCTCATCTCCTCCGCCGGGCTGATGTGGAGCGAGGAGGTGAAGACGCAATTGCTCGAGGCGGTGCCCAATCTGACCCTGCTCGACATTCTCGGCGCGTCGGAAGCCTCGGGTTTCGGCTTTGCCATCACCAATCGCGAACGCTCCACTCCCACCGGCACTTTCGAACGTGGGCCACAGACGGTGATCGTCGCGCAGGATGACGATCGCATCCTCGCGCCCGGCGAACCGGGGGCGGGCTGGCTCGCCCGGCGCCCGCCGTTCGGCGCGGGCTATCATGGCGATCCGGCAAAGACCGCGACCGTGTATCGCGAGATCGACGGACAGGCCTATGCCGTCCCCGGCGACATGGCCGAATGGCTGCCCGACGGCCGCTTCCGCCTGCTCGGTCGCGGCTCGATGTGCATCAACAGTGGCGGCGAGAAGATCTTCGTCGAAGAGGTTGAGGAAGCGCTGAAGCGCGTGCCGGGCATTGTCGATGCGATGGTGTTCGCCCTGCCCGATCCCCGTTTCGGCAGCGCGGTGGCGGCGCTCATCCAGGCCGGTGAGAAGCCCGATGACGACGCGATCCGTGACGCGCTGTCCGCCGAGCTTGCCGCGTACAAGATGCCGCGCCGCATCGTCCGCGCGGAGACCATGCCGCGCCACGCCAGCGGCAAGAGCGATTATCGCCGGGCGATCGAAATCGCGCAGGCCGCTCCGGCCTGACCGGCAATCCCGAATGTGATGTTCGAGGCCGCATCCAGCTCGTCGTTGGTCCCGGCGTCTCACAAGCATAGCGCAATCGACTGAAATCATAAGAATTCCGAGGACCGAGGATGGATCAGCACGACAATCGCGGCAACGCGGCGGCACAGGATGGCGTCCATCGCCTGGATGCGCTGGTGATCGGCACCGGCTTCGGCGGCATGTATGCGCTCCACCGTGCGCGCGGCATGGGCCTCGACGTACTGGCGATCGAGGCCGGCGACGATGTCGGCGGCACCTGGTACTGGAACCGCTATCCCGGTGCGCGCTGCGACGTGATGAGCATCGACTACAGCTATTCCTTTTCCGACGAGATCCAGCAGGAATGGACATGGTCCGAACAATTCGCCGCGCAGCCCGAGATCCTGGCCTATGCCCGCTTCGTCGCCGACAAGCTCGACCTGAAGCGCGATATCCGGTTCGAAACCCGCGCCACTTCCGTCGAATATGACGACGAAGCCTGTATCTGGCGGATCGAAACCAACCGCGGCGACGTGTTCGAAGCGAATTACTGCCTGATGGCCACCGGCCCGCTGTCGGTTCCCAAGCAGATCGACATTCCGGGTGCGAGCAAGTTCAAGGGCGAGATCTACCTTTCCGGCAAATACCCGCACCATCCCGTCGACCTGAAGGGCAAGCGCGTCGCGGTGATCGGCACGGGATCGTCGGGCATCCAGATCGTGCCCGTGGTCGCCGAACAGGCCGAACAACTCTATGTCTTCCAGCGCACGCCCAGCTTCACCCTGCCGATGCGCAACCGCAAGCTGGACGACGCCTATGTCGCACACATCAAGGCGCATTACCCAGGCCTTCGCGCCGTCGCGCGGCATTCGCTGACCGGCGGCGTCCGCCCGATCTCCACTCGCCCGCTGTTCAGCATCCCCCCCGAGGAGCGTGAGCAACTGATGGAGGAAGCCTGGGCGCATAGCGGCCTCCGCTTCCTCGGTCTCTTCTCCGATCTGCTGACCAATCGCGAAGCCAATGAAGTCGTCGCCGAGTTCGTGCGCGGCAAGATCGCCGAAGTGGTCGATGATCCCGACACCGCGCGCCGCCTGACGCCGCGCGGCTATCCGATCTTCGCGCGCCGCCCCTGCCTCGATACCGGCTATTACGAGGCGTATAACCGCAGCAACGTCACGCTGATGGATTGTCTCGAGGATCCGATCGTCGAGATCACCGAGACCGGCATCCGCACCGGCAACACCGAAGTCGAAGTGGACGTCATCATCGCCGCGATCGGTTACGACGCGCTGACGGGCGCGATGCTGTCGATCGACATCAAGGGCAAGGGGGGCCGCAGCCTCAACGAGAAATGGGCCGAGGGCGGCCGCTCCTATCTCGGCCTGATGATCGAGGGCTTCCCCAACATGTTCGTGATCGCGGGTCCCAACGGGCCTTCTGCATTGGCGAACTTCATCCTGCTCAACGAACAGAATGTCGACTGGGTGTGCGATTGCATCACCCATATGCGCACCAATGGCCTCCGCGCGATCGAAGCCGATCTGGACGCCGAGGACCGCTGGATGCGCAAGGTGACCGAACTGGGCTCGCGCTCGCTCTATCCGACCGCCAACACATGGTACACCGGCGCGAACGTGCCCGGAAAACCGCGCGTCTTCCCGGTCTATATCGGCGGGTTCGGCCGGTATCGCGAGATCTGCAGCGATGCGGCCGCCGAGGGCTATCGCGGCTTCAGCTTCGTCTGATGGCCCCCAATATGATTGGCGCCTTCATCAGCGTCAGTCGGAGCGCTAGACCGGATCCCGAAGCAGCGGAGCCAGCGCAAGCGGCGTGACGATCGCGGCGAGAACCCCGCCATAAACGGCCTTCGCCGCGACGAAGACGGGCAGCGCGACGCTCATATCGGGCTGCACCAGCGCGATCAGGCCGGTGCCGGCGGCCGCCGCCGCGACCGCCGTCGCGAAGGCTCGAAGCACCGGCCTGCCCGGCACGACCCGTTCCCCGAACCCGGCGATGCGCCCCGCCGCCAGCCGCTTGCGGGTGAGCAATCCCGGCACCAGCGTCCCCATGAACGCCACCATGAAGCTTTGCGGCGCCATGTCGAACAGCACGTCGCGGGCCGCCAGATCGATCGACTCCCGGCCACCGAAGACCAGCAGCGCGAAGGCGACGCTCAACACCGCGTTGATCGCGATGCTGATCGCCGTCTCGCTCACCACATAGCGGCGCAATTCAACGCACCCCGAGCAATATGACCGGTCCGATCAGGCCCGATGGGCGCAGCGGTGCATCGGGGCGATAAGTCGGCGCGGCGACGAACGCGATCTTGCGCGCATCCGGCTGGGCATCGCCGATCAGGCGATTGACCCAAAGATTGGCGACGCGGACTTCGATCGTGTTGGCCCCCTTGCGCGTCGCATGGCCGATATTGAGCCGGTAGGGCGCGTGCCACGCCGTCCCGACCGGCTGGCCGTTGATCCGCACCTCCGCGACATCGCCGACCTTGCCCAGATCGAGCGCCAGCGGCGTACCTGGCTTCACGCCGCGCGGCAGCGTGAAGCTGCTCGAATAGGTCGCGACGCCGGAGAAATAGCGGATGCCCGGATCGGCGCTGGTCTCCAGCGGCGTAAGCGTCGCCATCGCCGTCGAAGCGGGCGCGCCACGGCCGGGCTGGAAGCCGACGTTCCACCTCGCCGAAAGCGTCGCCAGCGGTTCGTATCGCGTCGCCGCGATCTCGGCAGATGCCGCCACCGCAGGCTTGCGGAACACCACGAACACAGACTCCTCGGCCGCGATGTCCAGCGGCACGATCGTCCGCCCGCCCTCGATCCGGTACGATACCGGCACGCGCTTCCCGCTGTCGGCAAACCAGAGTTCGGGCGCCTTGCCGGTCACGCGGAAACTCGCATCGACCCTGGCCTCGCGATCGGCGCGGTTGCTGACGAAATAGATCTCGCCATCGTCCAGTCTGCGATGGACGAACAGCAGGTCCTGCGCACCCGCCACGTCGAAATCCGGCGCGAGACCGGTTTGCGCGATCCCCTCGGCCACGCTCTTCGCCGCGATCACCCGTCCGCCAGACCAGAGCCGGCCGACCAGCGCGTCGAATTCGGCCTTGTCATCCGCGAGGCTGGGCGAGCGCTCGGGCGCCTGCCCCACGATCTTCGCACCTGCATCCGCCAGCGCCGCGATCCGCCGGAGCACCGGCAGCGTCATCCGCCGGCTCGTCCCGCCCAGATAGAGGAAGCGATAGCGCGCGCCGCCCTTCGCGACGATCTCGCCATTCTCGACGCTCAACTGGTCCGCCAGCGCGCCCGGGCTGACATAGTCCCAGCCATAGCCCGCGGGCATGTCATCCAGTGGCGCTTGCGCGTTCAGCGCGGTGATCGGCGCTTCCTCGCCATAGAAGTAACCGATGTCGGCCACGTTGCGGCCCTGCTGGAGCAGGAAGCTGGATCGCGAGATATAGTCGATCCACGGCCGCGCCATCTCCGCCCATGTCTCGTGCCGGTTGAAATACTGGCCGAAGATGGCGAGGCTCAGGCCCGGCGCCTTGTCGTCCGCAGGCTGGTGGACCGAAGTGTGGATCACCGGCCGGTTCACGCCATGCGCGAATTCCAGATCGATCACTCGCCGCAAATCCGCCGGCGCGAAGGCCCAGGGCGAAAAGGCCGAGGTCATCGATTCCGCTGCGACGACATTCTGGCCATAGATATGCGCCACCGACGCCGCGCCGCGAATGTCGCCGATCAGCGTGGGGCGCGGCGCTTCGCCCTTGGTGAAGGTCCACATCGCCGCCATCGGCACATCGGCATGCGCGCGCATCGCCATGTCGTCGCCCAGCAGCGGGCGGCCATTCTCCAACGCTTCGCCGTAAAGCGTCAGCCCCTGTTCCTTCGCGATCCTGGCGATGGTGCCGTAATGCTCGCTGGCCAGCAGATCGGCG harbors:
- a CDS encoding glycosyl hydrolase; protein product: MASRAPFAVALFAALLVTTAASPQLAPATAAPQAADALFEGFVNPPNSARPRVWWHWLNGNITEDGIAKDLDWMKRVGIGGVQNFDASLGAPQIVAERLAFMTPGWKRAFSFALTRAHALDLEFAIAASPGWSETGGPWVKPGDAMKKLVWSETEIDGGQRTPIRLAAPPSATGAFQDAGITDSHAALGEISAHAPDHYGEVRVLAYPLAAGGALAVPVAETAAGTVDAGRIADGRFETGVEVPRGTPAQPGQLLVRYAKPQSIRSATFFIPNAVPPFGDPEFQPVLEAEVAGAWRKVAIFPLTSVPTTVAFAPVEASAFRVTLAPNTAPKQVGLARPAPGAVMIDIFAKGPPSPTVRVGEFSLSAQPRIDRFEAKAGFSTVADYYALGEAPDAPGIDPAGVIDLSGKLRPDGTLDWTPPKGRWRIVRFGYSLTGKTNHPATPEATGLEVDKYDGEAVRRYLDTYLGMYRDAAAGAPGLRALLTDSIEVGDANWTPKLIDAFRRLRGYDPVPWLPALAGTVVGSTAKSDAFLYDYRRTLADLLASEHYGTIARIAKEQGLTLYGEALENGRPLLGDDMAMRAHADVPMAAMWTFTKGEAPRPTLIGDIRGAASVAHIYGQNVVAAESMTSAFSPWAFAPADLRRVIDLEFAHGVNRPVIHTSVHQPADDKAPGLSLAIFGQYFNRHETWAEMARPWIDYISRSSFLLQQGRNVADIGYFYGEEAPITALNAQAPLDDMPAGYGWDYVSPGALADQLSVENGEIVAKGGARYRFLYLGGTSRRMTLPVLRRIAALADAGAKIVGQAPERSPSLADDKAEFDALVGRLWSGGRVIAAKSVAEGIAQTGLAPDFDVAGAQDLLFVHRRLDDGEIYFVSNRADREARVDASFRVTGKAPELWFADSGKRVPVSYRIEGGRTIVPLDIAAEESVFVVFRKPAVAASAEIAATRYEPLATLSARWNVGFQPGRGAPASTAMATLTPLETSADPGIRYFSGVATYSSSFTLPRGVKPGTPLALDLGKVGDVAEVRINGQPVGTAWHAPYRLNIGHATRKGANTIEVRVANLWVNRLIGDAQPDARKIAFVAAPTYRPDAPLRPSGLIGPVILLGVR
- a CDS encoding NAD(P)/FAD-dependent oxidoreductase: MDQHDNRGNAAAQDGVHRLDALVIGTGFGGMYALHRARGMGLDVLAIEAGDDVGGTWYWNRYPGARCDVMSIDYSYSFSDEIQQEWTWSEQFAAQPEILAYARFVADKLDLKRDIRFETRATSVEYDDEACIWRIETNRGDVFEANYCLMATGPLSVPKQIDIPGASKFKGEIYLSGKYPHHPVDLKGKRVAVIGTGSSGIQIVPVVAEQAEQLYVFQRTPSFTLPMRNRKLDDAYVAHIKAHYPGLRAVARHSLTGGVRPISTRPLFSIPPEEREQLMEEAWAHSGLRFLGLFSDLLTNREANEVVAEFVRGKIAEVVDDPDTARRLTPRGYPIFARRPCLDTGYYEAYNRSNVTLMDCLEDPIVEITETGIRTGNTEVEVDVIIAAIGYDALTGAMLSIDIKGKGGRSLNEKWAEGGRSYLGLMIEGFPNMFVIAGPNGPSALANFILLNEQNVDWVCDCITHMRTNGLRAIEADLDAEDRWMRKVTELGSRSLYPTANTWYTGANVPGKPRVFPVYIGGFGRYREICSDAAAEGYRGFSFV
- a CDS encoding acyl-CoA synthetase encodes the protein MDWNFGDLLDATAANVPGDRPAIIRGDHVVNWADFDARTNRVARAMRDAGLQPGDRVAILARNIPEFIEVAAAAFKARVTHVNINYRYTTAEIEYVLRDCQAAGLFYQDEFEGVSAPLTDGAIDHLILSVKIGGDGGYARMASEGDPSPLGIARSPDDGYLLYTGGTTGRPKGVMWRSADARRSQLESPVAVTTPASMDDHIAQVGRNLAGRVLPACPLMHGAGLNSCLAELLIGGTAVLLPFDRFDPMKLWDEVERHNVTRVLIVGDAFARPMADALTANPGRWDLSALRLISSAGLMWSEEVKTQLLEAVPNLTLLDILGASEASGFGFAITNRERSTPTGTFERGPQTVIVAQDDDRILAPGEPGAGWLARRPPFGAGYHGDPAKTATVYREIDGQAYAVPGDMAEWLPDGRFRLLGRGSMCINSGGEKIFVEEVEEALKRVPGIVDAMVFALPDPRFGSAVAALIQAGEKPDDDAIRDALSAELAAYKMPRRIVRAETMPRHASGKSDYRRAIEIAQAAPA